Proteins from a genomic interval of Neorhodopirellula lusitana:
- a CDS encoding DUF4347 domain-containing protein, whose amino-acid sequence MKILPKLRRGNQRDQHRHVAWNVTSLEPRIMLAGDAGAAIAEAVQVSTPDSTMLQESDSAGHSHDRIVSETIVFIDAGLADADVLIEGVSDTAELVMLDAETPLLTQISDHLQTRRSVQSVHVVTHGGEGMIAVGRQRVRTKTLTANGAMLSRWANALTAEADILIYGCNTGGSPAGAKFIGMLAELTGADVAASEDVTGRLAKKNGHVDADWHLERATGLIESSLAFDATTLDRYQHTLDIAVYASGQTGQEQFELRIDDNVVQTWTASTNIQAYTYQTAQAIAPDRISVHFVNDQYQPEIGYDRNLTVAKIDINGNQTLTTNAPSVYSTGTWRAEDQATPGFGRGDTLHTNGAFYYGQDGSGGPLIAAGQTWRVNDPNGVATVEPGTNNLLVSNDVGTAVWTLADLQAGEAFHLEIDSFVRLDPPYASQAGYVGIDYFDANHNRIDTQGRLVPNEVPTRKSVVLEGVAPQNMEYATIWGWIDTGQSGAGASLVISDVRLESFVSDDTTPPTATLATNTVEIREDSGVPSFTVIYRDDQPSPVPNRSPIQFNGSVGITVTGPDGFEGTPNALGGGSTGDPNEVFTTYGFAFPQRDLAEGTYTVSLNEGHVTDLAGNVASAGVLGTFEVVYVEGPVRPDDVTPPTVSLTTLTASVSASLPSFALEFNDTESNLKFTQSGARVRLTGPNGYDTMTSGFAGGDNGNGGLFELFLIPQISATRELGLYTVSIEENYVIDQGNNVNAAAILGTFTLVA is encoded by the coding sequence ATGAAGATCCTGCCAAAATTGCGGCGCGGCAATCAACGCGATCAACATCGTCACGTCGCGTGGAACGTGACAAGCTTGGAGCCCCGAATCATGTTGGCGGGCGACGCTGGGGCAGCGATCGCGGAAGCGGTGCAGGTCAGCACGCCGGATTCAACCATGCTTCAAGAAAGTGATTCGGCTGGACACTCTCACGATCGAATCGTGAGTGAAACAATCGTGTTCATCGACGCGGGTCTTGCCGATGCGGACGTGCTGATCGAGGGAGTTTCGGACACGGCCGAGCTTGTCATGCTGGATGCCGAAACACCCTTGCTGACGCAAATTAGTGATCACTTGCAAACACGCCGGTCGGTCCAGAGCGTGCACGTTGTCACCCATGGAGGCGAGGGCATGATCGCGGTGGGCAGGCAACGCGTCCGAACGAAGACATTAACAGCGAACGGCGCCATGTTGTCGCGATGGGCTAACGCTTTGACCGCCGAGGCGGATATCCTGATATACGGTTGCAACACTGGCGGCAGTCCCGCAGGAGCGAAATTCATTGGTATGCTCGCTGAGCTAACCGGCGCCGACGTTGCCGCATCGGAAGATGTAACCGGCCGCCTCGCGAAAAAAAATGGCCACGTTGATGCGGATTGGCATTTGGAGCGCGCGACCGGATTGATCGAATCATCGCTCGCATTTGACGCCACCACGCTAGACCGGTATCAGCACACTCTGGACATTGCCGTTTACGCCAGCGGACAAACCGGCCAAGAACAATTTGAATTGCGAATCGACGACAACGTCGTGCAAACTTGGACCGCTTCGACCAACATCCAGGCATACACGTATCAAACGGCACAGGCAATAGCGCCCGATCGCATCAGTGTCCATTTCGTGAACGATCAGTATCAGCCGGAGATTGGATACGATCGCAATCTGACAGTCGCCAAAATTGACATCAATGGCAACCAGACTCTGACCACCAATGCCCCTTCCGTCTATTCCACGGGGACATGGCGAGCCGAAGATCAAGCCACCCCGGGTTTCGGCCGCGGTGATACGCTGCATACCAACGGCGCGTTCTACTATGGGCAAGATGGTTCCGGCGGTCCGCTTATCGCCGCTGGACAAACTTGGCGTGTCAATGACCCCAACGGTGTTGCAACTGTTGAACCGGGGACAAACAACTTACTGGTCAGCAATGATGTTGGCACGGCGGTGTGGACTCTGGCTGACCTTCAAGCTGGCGAAGCGTTCCACCTGGAAATCGATTCGTTCGTGCGACTGGACCCTCCTTATGCATCCCAGGCTGGGTATGTCGGCATCGACTATTTCGATGCTAACCACAATCGAATCGATACTCAGGGCCGTCTTGTTCCCAACGAAGTCCCCACACGCAAGTCGGTGGTGTTGGAAGGCGTCGCACCTCAAAACATGGAATACGCGACGATCTGGGGCTGGATTGATACCGGCCAATCCGGCGCAGGAGCCTCATTGGTGATCAGCGATGTTCGCTTAGAATCCTTCGTGTCGGATGACACGACACCACCCACCGCAACTTTAGCGACCAACACAGTTGAAATCCGGGAAGACAGCGGCGTTCCCTCATTCACCGTAATCTATCGTGACGACCAACCGTCGCCCGTCCCGAATCGATCACCGATTCAGTTCAACGGCTCAGTTGGCATCACGGTTACCGGCCCAGATGGTTTTGAAGGGACTCCCAACGCACTCGGTGGTGGCTCGACAGGCGATCCCAACGAGGTGTTCACGACATATGGATTTGCGTTTCCACAAAGAGACCTAGCCGAAGGCACCTACACAGTGTCGCTGAACGAAGGTCATGTCACTGACTTAGCCGGCAACGTGGCGTCCGCTGGCGTGCTGGGAACATTCGAAGTGGTTTACGTCGAAGGACCCGTTCGCCCGGATGATGTCACTCCACCAACCGTTTCGCTGACCACGCTCACGGCCAGCGTCTCCGCCTCGTTACCATCGTTTGCACTTGAGTTCAATGACACCGAAAGCAATCTCAAGTTCACTCAATCGGGTGCGCGAGTGCGATTAACCGGACCCAACGGCTACGACACCATGACGTCTGGCTTTGCCGGTGGAGACAACGGAAACGGCGGCCTGTTCGAGTTGTTCTTAATCCCACAGATTAGCGCGACGCGTGAACTGGGGCTCTACACGGTCTCGATCGAAGAGAACTACGTGATCGACCAGGGCAACAACGTTAACGCAGCCGCAATCCTAGGGACGTTCACGCTAGTCGCGTAA
- a CDS encoding efflux RND transporter periplasmic adaptor subunit — protein MKRVQRTDVFGQSLANINRIWIAISIVGMSVGLIGCDSGKNDYQAPPPPSVTVASPVRQAITPFMEQNGIIEAVDEADVRARVQGFVESIAFEPGKEVAAGQVLYQIEPEQYQAAVNSAQASVESSQASIEVARALVSTAEAELKRTSQNLARERAMMQKQAGSQAQLDAAIAANDAATAALKSANANVQAAIAEESKSQASLAQAKLDLGYTTVKSPIRGRISKTDVKQGNLVENGTKLTTVVNHEKMFANFSVSDREIMRLMKQKRERLLPKEELDEPDWNKMPVYLKRETDDGFSFTGVLNYVDQQGVDAATGTLGLRAQFDNSHDMLIPGLFVTVRMPLGDADEVTLVPEYAVLRDQRGQYCLVVNGEQKVERVEVSVTQTVSGWSVIESGLTLDSRVVVDGLQRARPGLEVKATAKTLEVTDFALMRGMSSEPADQPSRGDGTNPQSTDTSNGDAELSPSEVE, from the coding sequence ATGAAACGAGTACAGAGGACCGACGTGTTTGGCCAGTCACTGGCGAACATCAACCGGATTTGGATTGCGATTTCGATCGTGGGCATGTCAGTTGGCTTGATCGGCTGTGATTCCGGCAAGAACGACTACCAGGCTCCGCCGCCTCCGAGCGTGACGGTTGCCAGTCCAGTGCGACAAGCGATCACGCCATTCATGGAACAGAACGGCATTATCGAGGCGGTCGACGAGGCTGACGTGAGGGCTCGCGTCCAAGGGTTCGTGGAATCGATTGCGTTTGAGCCGGGCAAGGAGGTTGCCGCGGGACAAGTGCTTTACCAGATTGAACCGGAGCAATATCAAGCCGCTGTGAATTCGGCGCAGGCATCGGTGGAATCCTCCCAAGCTTCAATCGAGGTCGCCCGGGCGCTCGTTAGCACGGCGGAGGCCGAGTTGAAACGCACCTCCCAAAACCTGGCCCGCGAACGTGCCATGATGCAAAAGCAAGCTGGGTCGCAGGCTCAGTTGGATGCCGCGATTGCGGCGAACGATGCCGCAACAGCCGCACTGAAGTCAGCCAACGCAAACGTGCAAGCGGCGATCGCGGAAGAGAGTAAAAGCCAGGCGAGTCTCGCCCAGGCGAAGCTGGATTTGGGGTACACGACGGTGAAGTCGCCAATCCGAGGTCGTATCTCGAAGACTGACGTGAAGCAAGGCAACCTGGTCGAGAATGGGACCAAGTTGACCACCGTTGTGAATCACGAAAAAATGTTTGCCAACTTCAGCGTCAGCGATCGCGAGATCATGCGGCTGATGAAGCAGAAGCGGGAACGTTTGCTGCCCAAAGAAGAACTGGATGAGCCCGATTGGAACAAGATGCCGGTGTATTTGAAGCGGGAGACTGACGATGGGTTCTCGTTTACGGGGGTGCTCAATTATGTGGACCAGCAAGGCGTCGATGCGGCGACGGGCACGCTGGGTTTGCGAGCCCAGTTTGACAACTCACACGACATGCTGATCCCCGGACTATTCGTTACCGTGCGGATGCCATTGGGGGACGCCGATGAGGTGACGTTGGTTCCGGAGTATGCGGTTCTTCGCGATCAGCGAGGGCAGTATTGCTTGGTGGTCAACGGGGAACAGAAGGTCGAGCGTGTTGAGGTTTCAGTGACTCAAACTGTCAGCGGTTGGTCGGTAATTGAATCCGGGCTGACACTGGATTCTCGAGTCGTCGTCGACGGATTGCAGCGAGCTCGGCCGGGATTGGAGGTCAAGGCGACGGCCAAGACGCTCGAAGTGACCGACTTCGCGTTGATGCGGGGAATGTCGTCGGAACCCGCTGACCAACCATCGCGTGGCGATGGGACCAATCCCCAGTCCACCGACACGTCAAACGGCGATGCCGAGCTAAGTCCTTCCGAAGTCGAATGA
- a CDS encoding alpha/beta fold hydrolase: MNIQDFRSRQQTLSLDGVIDEPLKIAYTDVGEGEPLLLLHGIPTWSFLFHDVIDTLAKHYRVIAPDMIGYGYSDRRDHFDRSIEMQADVVERFLEELDVDSAHFIAHDIGGGVALILADRNPELVRSMVLSNSVAYDSWPVDEMLALGHPRNAKLSSQEMTDKLVESFEYGLSRPERLTDEFKEGIVTPYQDREGIVSLVRNAASLNTNHTTPLTSRLGQLQQPTLLLWGVDDRWQPYSTAENLAKDMPHAKLHPMENCSHWVPQDNPEEFANATLQFLASTAALV; this comes from the coding sequence ATGAATATTCAAGATTTTCGAAGTCGCCAACAAACTCTCTCGCTCGATGGCGTAATCGACGAACCACTAAAGATCGCATACACCGACGTTGGCGAGGGTGAGCCATTGCTGTTGCTTCACGGCATTCCAACCTGGTCGTTTCTCTTCCATGATGTGATCGATACGCTGGCAAAGCATTATCGTGTGATCGCGCCGGACATGATTGGCTACGGCTATTCTGATCGCCGCGACCACTTCGACCGATCGATTGAAATGCAGGCTGACGTCGTCGAACGTTTCTTGGAGGAACTTGACGTCGACAGTGCTCACTTTATTGCTCACGACATCGGCGGTGGCGTGGCACTGATCTTGGCCGACCGCAATCCAGAATTGGTGCGTTCGATGGTTCTGTCCAATAGCGTTGCTTACGACAGTTGGCCCGTGGACGAGATGTTGGCGTTGGGGCATCCTCGCAACGCCAAATTGTCGTCCCAGGAGATGACCGACAAGCTAGTCGAGAGCTTTGAATACGGCCTGTCGCGGCCCGAACGTCTCACCGACGAATTCAAAGAAGGAATCGTCACGCCGTATCAAGATCGCGAGGGCATTGTCAGTTTGGTTCGTAATGCAGCCAGTTTGAACACGAACCACACCACGCCGCTGACCAGTCGGCTCGGTCAGCTGCAACAACCGACGTTACTACTATGGGGTGTCGACGATCGATGGCAGCCGTACTCGACGGCCGAAAACTTGGCGAAAGACATGCCTCACGCAAAACTTCATCCGATGGAGAACTGCTCGCACTGGGTTCCGCAGGATAACCCGGAGGAGTTTGCAAACGCGACGCTTCAATTTTTAGCGTCCACAGCCGCTCTGGTTTAG
- a CDS encoding TetR/AcrR family transcriptional regulator codes for MNEPPRTIGRPREFDPNKILSEIVDLFWQRGYHGTSFREMEIATGEHRQSLVNAFGDKSAIFQKALQYYIDLRVNEVMELLRGDEEPLVRVKRVFQRWESDARASDRRGCLLINTGGEIGAKDATVADIMAKSTQRLVVEFAKTYQQAMDMNAIADRPTARSLARLTVAAADGVILHARVGGNASAAKQALDALSKLIFDR; via the coding sequence ATGAATGAACCTCCACGCACGATCGGCCGTCCAAGGGAGTTTGATCCGAACAAAATCCTTTCGGAAATTGTGGATCTGTTCTGGCAGCGGGGCTATCACGGCACCAGCTTTCGCGAAATGGAGATCGCAACGGGTGAGCATCGCCAGAGCCTGGTGAATGCATTCGGCGACAAGTCGGCAATCTTTCAGAAAGCTCTGCAGTACTACATCGACTTGCGAGTCAATGAGGTCATGGAGCTTTTGCGAGGTGACGAGGAGCCGCTTGTCCGCGTGAAGCGAGTGTTCCAGCGATGGGAGTCGGACGCGCGGGCTTCGGATCGCCGCGGGTGTCTGTTGATTAATACAGGCGGTGAGATTGGCGCGAAAGATGCGACAGTTGCTGACATCATGGCAAAGTCGACTCAACGTTTAGTGGTGGAGTTTGCCAAGACGTACCAACAGGCGATGGACATGAACGCGATAGCCGATCGTCCCACCGCTCGGTCGCTAGCACGGTTGACCGTTGCGGCCGCAGACGGGGTGATTTTGCACGCTCGTGTGGGCGGCAATGCATCCGCCGCGAAGCAAGCCTTGGATGCCCTGTCCAAGCTGATCTTCGATCGTTAG
- a CDS encoding potassium channel family protein, whose product MILTPPEDLGSPEDSSSPEDSGSPVDSGSPVDSRSPKDACIPKGPGGPKDSANSKDSTSSKVLRRLSHFELLVALVSLQVFQSFLSPDSVLQRSLFNVSFLVLVFSACRTLSRSRLRTYLVMGAGVLGYVLTSYNEVGRSVWLLAGSDACFLLVFVLLLASLGESVFGKGLSDLNRIIGAISIYFVIGLLFGLLFSLLETFHPGSFNLVMQANDASGHHETFNQLNYFSSVTLTTLGYGDIQPVSRPARTLATLEAMIGQLYLAIVVAQLVGVRIAQRAHR is encoded by the coding sequence ATGATTTTAACGCCCCCGGAGGACCTTGGCAGCCCAGAGGATTCTAGTAGCCCAGAGGACTCTGGTAGCCCGGTGGACTCTGGCAGCCCGGTGGACTCTCGTAGCCCCAAGGATGCTTGTATCCCGAAGGGCCCTGGTGGGCCGAAGGATTCGGCAAACTCGAAGGATTCAACGAGTTCGAAGGTGCTGCGCCGATTAAGTCACTTCGAGCTTTTGGTCGCGTTGGTATCGCTACAGGTCTTTCAAAGTTTCTTGTCGCCCGACAGCGTGTTGCAGCGTTCACTGTTCAATGTCTCGTTCCTGGTGTTGGTGTTTTCGGCCTGTCGCACCTTGTCACGTTCTCGGCTACGCACCTACCTCGTGATGGGTGCCGGTGTGTTGGGCTATGTGTTGACGTCGTACAACGAAGTGGGGCGTTCGGTGTGGTTGCTGGCTGGTTCGGACGCCTGCTTCTTATTGGTGTTCGTTCTGTTGTTGGCGTCGTTGGGGGAATCGGTGTTTGGGAAGGGGCTTAGCGACCTGAATCGAATCATTGGAGCCATCAGTATTTACTTTGTCATTGGCTTGTTGTTCGGTTTGTTGTTTTCACTATTGGAAACGTTTCATCCCGGCTCATTTAATCTTGTTATGCAGGCCAACGATGCGTCGGGGCATCATGAAACGTTCAATCAGTTGAATTACTTCAGTAGCGTGACGTTGACGACGCTGGGATACGGCGACATTCAGCCGGTTTCTCGGCCGGCTCGCACGTTGGCGACCCTGGAGGCGATGATCGGCCAGTTGTATCTAGCCATTGTGGTCGCTCAGTTGGTCGGGGTGCGGATCGCACAGCGGGCACATCGCTAG